One window of Nostoc sp. C052 genomic DNA carries:
- a CDS encoding NHLP leader peptide family RiPP precursor codes for MSTTEPTPTPEMNSTGRMPNLEAQLITQAIQDPAFWQRLLNNPKAVLAEQGLNVPDDVQINVLQESATQYYLVLPALELPTASGEVAELSDAELEAVAGGANLDSQNANWTGCASGQSGCVATNGCNAAAQVGFGVASFVGATATGLALASATAALGTPAAMAAGGAVAIACAGAATATKLA; via the coding sequence ATGTCTACAACCGAACCAACACCCACCCCAGAGATGAACTCCACTGGACGGATGCCAAATCTGGAAGCGCAGTTGATTACTCAAGCGATTCAAGATCCCGCATTTTGGCAACGCTTACTGAATAATCCCAAAGCTGTATTGGCAGAGCAGGGATTGAACGTTCCTGATGATGTGCAAATTAACGTCTTGCAGGAAAGTGCTACGCAATACTACCTGGTACTGCCTGCGCTGGAGCTTCCCACGGCATCGGGCGAAGTTGCCGAGTTGTCGGATGCAGAACTGGAAGCGGTCGCAGGGGGAGCTAACCTGGATTCGCAAAATGCAAACTGGACAGGGTGTGCATCAGGTCAATCGGGGTGTGTGGCGACTAATGGCTGTAACGCTGCCGCTCAAGTGGGTTTCGGTGTGGCATCTTTTGTCGGAGCGACAGCAACAGGTCTTGCGCTAGCAAGTGCTACTGCTGCCTTAGGGACTCCCGCAGCTATGGCGGCGGGAGGGGCAGTTGCAATTGCTTGTGCTGGAGCCGCTACTGCTACCAAGCTAGCGTGA